In the genome of Acidimicrobiia bacterium, the window TGCGCGACAGCGCGAGCCCGACGCCGGTGCCCTCGACGTTCGTCTGCTCGGCGCCGAGCCGCTCGAACGGCTGGAACAGCTTCGACTGCGACTCGAGCGGGATGCCGGCACCGGTGTCGGTGACGCTGATCCGGATCTGGCCGGGATCGCGGCGGTCGCAGCCGATCGCGATCGTGCCGCCGACGCGGTTGTACTTCACCGCGTTCGACAGCAGGTTCAGCAGCACCTGCCGCAGCCGTTGCCGGTCGGCGAGGACGTACGCGTCGGCCGCGCCGAGGTTCGCCGTGATCGTCACCGAGCGCTCGACGGCGAGCGGGCGGATGAGGTCGAGCACGTCGCTCACGACGTCGGTCGGGAGCACCGGCTCGGCCGAGAGCGCGAGGTTCCCGGTCTCGATGCGCGAGATGTCGAGGACCTCGTTGATGAGTTGGAGAAGGTGCCGGCCGCCCTTCACGATCTGCGTCACCGACTCCCGCTGCTCCTCGCTGAGCGGCTCGATCTCGAGCAGCTGCGCGAAGCCGAGTACCGCGTTCAGCGGCGTGCGCAGCTCGTGACTCATGCGGGAGAGGAACTCGCTCTTCGAATCGTTCGCGGCCTCGGCCGACGTGCGCGCGATCTCGAGCTCCGCCATCGTCTGCTCGAGCACCGCGGTGCGCTCGGCGACGAGGTGCAGCGCGTACGCGCGGCGCCGCATCATCAGCGCGATGACGAGCGCGACGATCACCGAGCCGAACAGCCCGAGCGTGAGGACGATCCACGGCACCGCGAGCGCGAGCGATCCGACCAGCGGTTCCCGGCTCGTCAGCACGACGAGCCACTTGTCGGCGCCGACGGTGACGGTGCGGCTGTCGACCGCGCCCTTCATCGGGAGATGCGTGGTCGTCGTCGACAGGATCTGGCTCGCCACCGGCTTCGTACCCGTGTAGATGGCGCCTTCGAGCTCGTTGAACGGCGAGCTCGGTGACGACTCGGTCACCTTCACGGGCCCGATGGTCGACTCGCTGTACACGACGAGACCGCCGGGGATCGCCTGCGCGAACGCGAGCCCGCGATCGTTGCCGGTCGCGCCGGGGATGATGACACTGACGAAGCCCTTCGCCTTCGTGGCGCGCTCGACGAGCGCGGCACGCGTCCCCGTCACCGTTCCGCCGGTTGTCAGGCCCTTGCCGGCCGCGGCGCGCACGACGTCGTTGCCGCCGCCGGTCGCGACGATCGCGAGGTTGCCACGACCGTTCGCCGTGAACTCCGCGGCGATCGTCTGGAACGCGCGACCCTGCGCGCCGTCGGCTTCGTACACCGTGCCGACGAGCCCGAGCTGCGATCCGAGCGTGCCGATCGAGCTCGTGAGGAACGCGCCGACCTCGCCCGCGCGCTCGTGCAGCAACCGGTGCTCCTGTTCCTGCACCGAATCGTGCAGCACGAGCGATGCGATGATCGTCAGCACCGCGAGCACGACGAACAGCGCGGGCGGGGTGAACCGCGAGGTCCGCGAGTGAATGTGGGTGCGCGTCATCGGGTTACCGCCGCCTTGTGGGGAAGCTCGGTCGCCGGAACCGGCGCCGGTCGTGCCAGATAGAAGCCCTGTCCCCACCGGATTCCGAGCCTGTGCAGGGTGTCGAGCTCGGCCTCGGTCTCGATGCCTTCCGCGACGACGTACGCGCCGATCTCCTCCGCGAACCGGACGAGGCACGCGCTGAGCGCGCGGCGAGCGGGATCGCTGTCGACGTTGCGCGTGAGCCCGTGATCGAGTTTGATCACGTCGGGTTGGAGGCTGAGGATGTGCTGGAGTCCCGCGTACCCGGCGCCGGCGTCGTCGACCGCGATGCGGCAGCCGCGCTCGCGGAACCGATCGAGCGAGACGCGCAAGACGTGGTAATCGCGGATCTTGGTGTGCTCGGTGAGCTCGAGGACCACACGGTCGAGCGGAACGCGCGCGAGGCAGTCGTCGAGCGCCACGCTCCGCGCCGTCATGGGCGACACGTTGAGCGACACGAAGAGCGTGTCGCGCAACGAACCGAGATGAACGAGCGCACGCTCGATCGCGAGCAGCTCGAGCTCGACGCCGCGGCCGATGGTCGCGGCCTCCGCGAACCACTGATCCGGCGGACGGTGCGGCGGACCCGCGAAGCGCGCGAGCGCCTCGACACCGACGACGTGACTCGACTCGAGGTCGACGATGGGCTGGAACTCGATGTGCATGCCGCCGTCGAGCAACGCGCGGTCGATGCGCTCCATGCGCCCGCGCCGCTTCTCGTCGAGCAGCCGTTCGCGCAGACGCTGCTGCTCGAGCTCGTGTTGCAACTGCGCGCGGTCGCTGTGCACGCGCAGATACAGCGCGCGCGTCTCGAGCAGGTTGCTGACGCGCAACAGCACTTCGAGACGGTCGATCGGCTTCGTCAAGAAATCCTTCGCGCCGGCCGCGAGCGCGCGTTCGCGCGCGCCGGGCGAGACGTCGGCGGTGAGGACGACGACGGGAAGGAACGTGTCGGCCGGCAACGCGTCACGCAGCGCGGCGAGTACCGACACGCCGTCCATGCTGGGCATGTGCAGGTCGAGCAGGAGGATGTCGGGCCGGAACTCGAGCACGCGTTCGACGGTGAGTCGCGCGTCGGTCAGGCCCTCGATCTCGGACACACCGGCGGCCGAGAGCATCGCCTGCAGCAGCCGGACGTTCGCCTCACGGTCGTCGACGATGAGCACGCGCGCGTTCTGCATCGCGGCCGTGGCCCAGCGCGGCACGCTGTCGCCCCCCTGCGTGCCCCCTTCGGGCTGTGCGTTGCCCACGTCGCCTTATCGGGCGGCAACGCCCCGAACCTGAGATGGAAGCGACTCAGCCGTCGAGGACGACGACGGTGCGGCCCATCGTGCGCCGGTCGGCCATCGCCTCGATCGCTTCGGGAATCGCCTCGAAGTCGATCACCCGCCCGACGATCGAGCGCACCGTCCCCTTCATCACGAGTTGCACAACACTTCCCATGATCTCGCGGCCCAGGTCGGCGGAGACGAAGTTCCAGCCCATCGCGGTCTTGACCATGTCCGCCATTGCCGGTTCCGCGTAGGCGAGGAGCACGCCACACAATTTGACGTTTGCGAGCGCGATCCGCCGGGGAACGACGAACGGCTCGTCGGCGACCACCTTGTTGGACGCGAACCCCATCATGAGATAGCGGCCGTTGTACGCGGTGCACGCGAGCGAGCGCTCCATCACCGCTTCGCCGACGTTGTCGAACACGACGTCGACCCCGCGGTTGCGTGTGGCCTCGAGCACGACGGCCCCGAAATCGGTGTCGCGGTAGTTGATCGCGACGTCGGCACCGAGCTCGCGGCACCACTCGACCTTCTCGTCGGTACCCGCGGTCGCGAACACGAATGCGCCCCGGTGCTTCGCGAGCTGGATCGCCGCGGACCCCGAGCCGCCGGCGGCCGCGTGGATCAACACCCGCTCGCCCGCTTGCAGGTCGGCGCGGTCGTAGAGGCCGAGCCAGGCAAGGTGGTACGGGAAGTAGAGCGCGGCCGCCTCGGGGAGCGGGATCGCGTCGGGCATCTCGAAGGTCGACACGGCCGGACACACCGCGTACTCCGCGAACCCGCCGTGCGCGCCCTTCGGCATCGCGACGACGCGCTGCCCCTGCCACGCCTCGGTTCCGGCGCCGCACGCGTCGACGATGCCCATCACCTCCATGCCCGGTGCGTACGGCAGCTCCGGGCGCACCATCATGTTGCCGCCGTTGATGCGCTCGAGGTCGTTGAGGTTGAACGGGATCGCCTGCACC includes:
- a CDS encoding ATP-binding protein — protein: MTRTHIHSRTSRFTPPALFVVLAVLTIIASLVLHDSVQEQEHRLLHERAGEVGAFLTSSIGTLGSQLGLVGTVYEADGAQGRAFQTIAAEFTANGRGNLAIVATGGGNDVVRAAAGKGLTTGGTVTGTRAALVERATKAKGFVSVIIPGATGNDRGLAFAQAIPGGLVVYSESTIGPVKVTESSPSSPFNELEGAIYTGTKPVASQILSTTTTHLPMKGAVDSRTVTVGADKWLVVLTSREPLVGSLALAVPWIVLTLGLFGSVIVALVIALMMRRRAYALHLVAERTAVLEQTMAELEIARTSAEAANDSKSEFLSRMSHELRTPLNAVLGFAQLLEIEPLSEEQRESVTQIVKGGRHLLQLINEVLDISRIETGNLALSAEPVLPTDVVSDVLDLIRPLAVERSVTITANLGAADAYVLADRQRLRQVLLNLLSNAVKYNRVGGTIAIGCDRRDPGQIRISVTDTGAGIPLESQSKLFQPFERLGAEQTNVEGTGVGLALSRKLTDAMGGRLDFESTVGRGSTFYVELPLTEGPVERFERMNPEPVEAAARDAARHTVLYIEDNLANVKLIEHVFASRGDIDLVPAMQGRMGLDLARREPPALVLLDLHLTDMDGRDVLQQLRAEPATADLPVIVLSADATERQIERLLAEGATAYVTKPIDLAEFLARVDELLPKTPTIPLIAG
- a CDS encoding EAL domain-containing response regulator, with the translated sequence MGNAQPEGGTQGGDSVPRWATAAMQNARVLIVDDREANVRLLQAMLSAAGVSEIEGLTDARLTVERVLEFRPDILLLDLHMPSMDGVSVLAALRDALPADTFLPVVVLTADVSPGARERALAAGAKDFLTKPIDRLEVLLRVSNLLETRALYLRVHSDRAQLQHELEQQRLRERLLDEKRRGRMERIDRALLDGGMHIEFQPIVDLESSHVVGVEALARFAGPPHRPPDQWFAEAATIGRGVELELLAIERALVHLGSLRDTLFVSLNVSPMTARSVALDDCLARVPLDRVVLELTEHTKIRDYHVLRVSLDRFRERGCRIAVDDAGAGYAGLQHILSLQPDVIKLDHGLTRNVDSDPARRALSACLVRFAEEIGAYVVAEGIETEAELDTLHRLGIRWGQGFYLARPAPVPATELPHKAAVTR
- a CDS encoding zinc-binding dehydrogenase, whose translation is MANEPRTMRAWRTHEYGRPIDVLRLDTVPVPEPDAGEVLVRVQAIPFNLNDLERINGGNMMVRPELPYAPGMEVMGIVDACGAGTEAWQGQRVVAMPKGAHGGFAEYAVCPAVSTFEMPDAIPLPEAAALYFPYHLAWLGLYDRADLQAGERVLIHAAAGGSGSAAIQLAKHRGAFVFATAGTDEKVEWCRELGADVAINYRDTDFGAVVLEATRNRGVDVVFDNVGEAVMERSLACTAYNGRYLMMGFASNKVVADEPFVVPRRIALANVKLCGVLLAYAEPAMADMVKTAMGWNFVSADLGREIMGSVVQLVMKGTVRSIVGRVIDFEAIPEAIEAMADRRTMGRTVVVLDG